Genomic DNA from Nonomuraea rubra:
GGCCACGTCGTCGTCGTGGGTGGCCGAGATGTCCTGGATCCAGCGGACCGGCTCGTACGGGATCCGCAGCGCCTCGAAGATCTCGTCGTAGAAGCCGTCCTCGCCGAGCAGCAGCCGGTGGATCTGGCGCAGGAAGTCGCCCGACTGGGCGCCCTGGATGATCCGGTGGTCGTAGGTGCTGGTCAGCGTCATGACCTTGGAGACGGCCAGCCGCGAGAGCGTGTCGGGGGAGGCGCCCTGGTATTCGGCCGGGTACTCCATCGCGCCGACGCCGATGATCGTGCCCTGGCCGGGCATCAGGCGCGGGACGGAGTGCACGGTGCCGATCGTGCCCGGGTTGGTCAGGGAGATCGTGGTGCCGGAGAAGTCGTCGACGCCGAGCTTGCCCCCGCGGGCCTTGCGCACGACCTCCTCGTAGGCCATCCAGAACTGCCGGAAGTCCATCTCCTCGGCGCCCTTGATCGAGGGCACGAGGAGCTGGCGCTCGCCGTTGCTCTTCTGGACGTCGATCGCCAGGCCGAAGCCGACGTGCTCGGGCTTGACGAGCGTCGGCTTGCCGTCGATCTCCGCGTAGGAGTAGTTCATCTCCGGCATGGCCTTCAGCGCCTTGACGATCGCGAACCCGATCAGGTGCGTGAAGGAGACCTTGCCGCCACGGCCCCGCTTGAGGTGATTGTTGATCACTATGCGGTTGTCGATGAGCAGCTTGGCCGGGATGGCCCGGACACTGGTCGCCGTCGGAACGGACAGTGACAGGTCCATGTTGGCCGCCGTGCGCGCGGCGGCGCCGCGCAGCTTGACCTCCTCGGCGCCCTTGGGCACCGGGGTGGCCGGCTGCTTCGGCTTCTCGGCCGCCGGCGGGGTCTTGGCAGGCGCCTTGGGTGGCGCCTTGGGAGCCTGGGGAGGTGCGGGCGCGGTCACAGAGCCGTTCGCCGCCTCCCTGACCGGGGTTCGGCCCGGTCCGTAATCAGGGTTGTAGTCAGCGAAGAAGTTCCACCAGGCCTTGTCGACAGACTCGGGATCTTGGAGGTACTTCTGGTACAGCTCGTCGACAAGCCACTCGTTCTGACCAAAGCTTGCCAGCGGGTTTGTCCGCGACGACTCAGACGACACGGCGGAAATCGCCCTCTTCCGCAGATCGGCGTTGATGTTAGAGAACCTGTCCAAGGCTACTCGCCCGGACTGGCAGCGCGCGCCGAAGGACCCGTGCCGCCTCGAACGATCCTCTCAGGACCGCGCAAAGAGGTCACGCCCGCCTCGTCAATCCGGGTGGTGTAGCAATTATTACTCTTTGGTATCAACGGCTCGGCAAGAGGTTTATTTCCCGTCGGACAGCAATCGGCTGGCGATGCGCACCCCGGGGGACAACTCGGACAGAAGGTCTGAGAGTTCCTCGCCGGCCTGCTTGAGCTCCTCCAGCGACATGGGCTCCAGGCGCTCCAGGAGGAAGATCGCGTTGGTGGTCTCCTCGGTGAGGCGGGTCCGCACCACCTGGCGCCAGTTCCATCTCCTGCAGGTGACACCGATGTCGTCGCGCCAGATGACCTCGCCGGGCTCCGGCTGCCCGAGCGCCTCCTCCGACGCCTCGTCGCCGGTCGCCCGCACCAGGCGGGCGGGGCCGGCGTACTTGTCGAGGTCCTCGCCGCCGATCGGCAGCGCGTGCTTCACGCTGATCGTGTTGTACGCGTCGACGACCTGGTTGATCTCCGGCAGTGGCATGCGCCGGGTCAGGGCGTCGACCGAGGGGCGGGTGCGCTGCGGCTTGGCGCCGAAGGCGCGGTAGGCGTCCTTCCAGGCGTCGATCTTGTCCGTCTGCACCTCCACCGCGGAGGCGGCCGCCAGCCAGGCCCGGGAGCGGTCGTCGGTCGGCCCGTTGCGCAGGCCGTGCGCGGTCACGATGAGCACCGCGAAGTCGGGGCGCAGTGCGAGGACGGAGTCGTCCACCCAGATGTCGTCGAGCATCCCCACAGTCTAGGGAGCGCGAAAACCGCAAAATTCACTTTGCAAAATTGTCTTTGCGGTCTACGGTGAAGGTGTGGAGGAGAGCTACAAGATCAGTGACCCGCAGGTGCTGCGGGCCGTCACCCATCCGCTGCGCGCCCGGCTGCTCGGCTTGCTGCGCGCCGACGGCCCCGCCACCGCGAGCGAGCTGGGCCGCAAGATGGGCGAGAGCTCCGGCTCGACCAGCTACCACCTGCGGGAGCTGTTCAAGTACGGCTTCATCGAGGAGGACCCCGAGCAGCGCGACGGCCGTGAGCGGCGGTGGCGGGCCCGCCACCGCTACACCTCGTGGAACAGCCGGGAGATGTCGGACACGGCCGAGGGCCGCGAGGTGGTCAAGGTCATGCGGCTGTGGCAGGCCGATGCCCTCGGGCAGATCGTGCAGGAGTTCGACGAGTCCGAGTGGTCTCCCGAGTGGGTCGAGATCGCCGGCATGAGCGACCACATCACCGAGCTGCCGCCTGCCGCGCTGGCGGAGTTCATGGCGCGTACCGAGGAGATCCTGCGGGAGCTGGAGGCGCGCCACGCGGGCGCGCCCGACGCCGAGCAGGTCCGGATCTGGGTGGGGGGCTTCCCCCGCATGCGGAGGGAGGAGCCGTGACCGCACGATCGGCCTTACGGCGCTACATGCTCGTCAGCTTCCTGACCTGGCTGCCACCCGGGATCATGATGGCCACCATGGTCCTGCTGATGACCGAGCGGGGCCTCGGCCTGGCCCGGATCGGGCTGGTGGTGACCGTGTACTCGGTCGTGACCGTGAGCCTGGAGCTGCCGACGGGCGGCCTGGCCGACGTCGTCGGCAGGCGCGTGGTGCTGGCGGCCTCGGCCGCGTTCACCGTGGCGGGGCTGGCCCTGATGAGCGTGTCCACCACGTTCTGGATGTTCCTGCTGAGCGGGGTGTTCAAGGGCGTCGCGCGGGCGCTGTCCAGCGGCCCCGCCACCTCCTGGTACGTCGACACGCTGCACGGCATCGAGGGGCCCGCGGCCGACCTCAGGCCCGGCCTGGCCAGGGGCGGCGCGATGGAGTCCGTGGCCCTGTGCTTCGGGGTGCTGGCGGGTGGCGCCCTGCCGCTCCTGGTGCCGCTCCTGGTGCCGCCCTCGCTGCTGCTCCCGCTGGCCGCGCCGCCCCTGGTGGGCGCGGTGGCGGCGCTGGTCCTGCTGGTGGTGGTGCTGTTCGCGCTGCCGGAGCCGGCCCACGAGCGCCGCTCGCTGCGGGGCGTGCTGCGCGAGGTGCCCGCCACCGTGGCCGGCGGTGTCCGGCTGGCGCTGGGCGGCAGCGTGCTGCGCAGGCTCATGCTCGCCGCCGCCGCGTCCGGCATGGTGCTGATGAGCATCGAGCTGCTCACGCCCGGCCGCCTGGCCGAGCTGGCCGGCACGGCGGAGGAGGGCAGCCTGGCCTACGCCGTGGTGGCGGCGCTCGGGTTCGCGGGCAGCGCGATGGGCAGCGCGCTGGCGCCCAGGGCCGCGCGCCTGGCGGGCGGTTCGGCCGGGGGCGCGATCGCGGGCACGGCGCTGACCGCGCTCTCCGTCGGGGCGCTGGCCGCGACGGCGGGCGTGGACGGCCTGCCCGGGATGCTGAGCGCCGGGCTCGCCTACGTCACGCTCTTCGTCGGCGGCGCGGTGACGGCCGTGTTGTGCCTGGAACTCACGCACAAGGCCGTCACCGCCGCCGAGCGCACCACGGTCACCTCGACGAGCTCGCTGTCGCTGCAGTCCGGCGGCATCGTGGCCAATCTCACTCTCGGCTCCCTGGCCGCCCAGGCGGGCCTCGCCGCCGCCTGGAGTGTCGGAGCCGTCGTGATGCTGGCCTCGGCGCTGCTGTTCGTACGGATGCCGGCGCCTACAGGCTCCAGTCCAGCTCAGGCCCTACCGGCACGATCCGGCTCGGGTTGATGTTGGTCTGGGTGACGTAGTAGTGGCGCTTGATCTGGTCGAAGACGGTGGTCTCGTGGAAGGCCGGGATCGCGTGGAGGCGGCGCGCGTACGCCCACAGCGCGGGATAGTCCGTCAGCCGCCGCACCGAGCACTTGAAGTGCGCGTAGTACACGGAGTCGAACCTGGCCAGCGTGGTGTAGAGGCGCACGTCGCTGTCGGTGAGCGTGTCGAAGAGGAACTCCGACTCGGCCAGCCGCACCTCCAGGAAGTCGAGGGTGGTGAACACGCGCGCCACCGCCTCCTCGTAGACCTGCTGGTCACGGGAGAAGCCCGCCTCGTAGACCGCGTTGTTGAGCCCGTGGTAGAGGCGGTCGTTCATGATGTCGATGTCGGGGCGCAGGCGTTCCGGATAGAGGTTGGGCGAGGTGCCCCACGACGTCTCCAGATCGAGGGTGATCTGCGGGAAGTCGTTGGTGACGATGCGCTCGTCCCTGGCGTCCCAGATGCACGGGACGGTGTAGCGGCCCACGTAGCCCGGGTCGGTGGCGTGGTAGAGCTCGGACAGGTACTCCGGGTCGCCGCCCGGGACGCGCCAGCCCTTCTCGTCGCGGATGGGATCGACGATCGTGACGTCCAGCAGGTCATCCAGGCCCAGGAGCTTCCGGACGATCAGCACGCGCTGCGCCCACGGGCAGGCGTAGGACGCGTAGAGGCGGTAGCGGCCGGGCTCGGGAGGGCCGAGCCGATCCGTGAAACGGTTCGGCTGCCGGACGAAGCGGCCATCATCGGAGATCTCGCGGCTCAGCTTCATGCCCCCAAGTAGAACATGATTCGGACGCAGAACTATATTCGGGCATGTGGCGAAATTTGTGGTGACCCCCGCGAACCCCGCACAGCGGGAGGCGTGGGTCGGCGGGACGCTCCCCGGCGTCGAGCGGGTACGTCCCGGCCTGTGGTCCATCCCGGTCCCGATCCCGATCAACCCTCTCAGGTACGTGCTGGTCTACGCGCTCGAGCTGCCCGACGGCGTGGCGATCATCGACGCAGGCTGGAACACCGACGAGGCGTACGACGCGCTCGTGGCGGGCCTGGGCGTGGCCGGGTACGCGATCACCGACGTCAAGGGCGTGCTGGTCACCCACATCCACCCTGACCACTACGGCCTGGCGGGCCGCATCAGGGAGAGCTCCGGCGCCTGGATCGCGCTGCACCCCGCGGACGCCCGCCTGGTCCGCGAGCGCTACGACGACGAGGCCATCGACTCCCTGGTCCAGCGCGAGCGGGCGCTGCTGCGCCGCTGCGGCGTGCCCGACCTGACCCTGGACGAGCTGGCCGGCGCCTCCATGATGATCAGGCACATGGTCTCCATGGCCAGGCCGGACCGGCTGGTCGAGGACGGAGACGACCTCGACCTGCCGGGCTGGGACCTGCGGGCCATCTGGACGCCCGGGCACTCGCCCGGTCACCTGTGCTTCGTCTCGCCGGAGCGCAGGGTGCTGTTCTCCGGTGACCACGTCCTGGCGAAGATCACGCCCATCGTGGCCGTGCACCCCCAGTCGGGGCCGAACCCGCTGGCCGACTACCTCGACTCGCTGGACGCCGTGCGCAAGCTGGAGGTGGACGAGGTGCTGCCCGCGCACGAGTACCGGTTCCTGGAGCTGGCCGAGCGGGTGGACACCGTGATGGCGCACCACGACGCGCGGCTGGCCGAGATCGAGCAGGTGGTGGGCGCGGCCGGCGCCGCCGCTTGCTGGGACGTGGCCACCCGGCTGACGTGGTCGCGGCCCTGGGAGACGATCCCGCCGTTCATGCGGCGCTCGGCCAACAACGAGACGCTGGCGCACCTGGCGTGGCTGGAGGCGAAGGGCCGCCTGGTCAGGGAGCCGGGCGAGCCCGACCTGTGGCGCCTGCCCTGACCCGCCGGTTGGCGAGCCGGAGCGGGACCACGTACGGGAAAGGCGGTCTTCGACCTCGAAACCCGGGGTAGGGGCGGTTATCGTACTGAGGACTAGAATGTTGTTCTCCTCGCCTGGGAGGTTCGATGCTTCGGTTCGATGACAGGGTCGCGATCATCACGGGGGCCGGGCACGGCCTGGGCAGGTCGCACGCGCTCCTGCTGGCCGAGCGGGGCGCCAAGGTCGTCGTCAACGACCTCGGCGGCGCGCTCGACGGCACGGGCGCCTCGGCGGGCCCCGCGGCGGAGGTGGCCGACCTCATCACGAAGAACGGCGGCCAGGCCGTGGCCAGCGCCGACAACGTCGCCACCCCCGAGGGCGCCAAGGCCCTGGTCCAGGCGGCGGTGGACGCGTTCGGCAGGGTGGACATCGTCGTCAACAACGCGGGCATCCTGCGTGACAAGTCGTTCGGGAAGATGACGGTCGAGGAGTTCGACGCGGTGCTGGCCGTGCACGTACGCGGCTCCTACCTCGTCAGCCAGGCCGCGTACCCGCTGATGAAGGCGGCCGGCTACGGCCGGGTCGTGAACACCTCCAGCCCCGCCGGCCTGTTCGGCAACTTCGGCCAGGCCAACTACTCCACCGCGAAGATGGGCCTGGTCGGCCTGACCAAGACGCTCGGCATCGAGGGCGCGCGCAACGGCATCAAGGCCAACGCGATCGCGCCCGTCGCGTGGACGCGGATGACCGAGGCGCTGCTGCCGGCCGAGTTCGAGGCCAAGTTCACGCCGGAGCGGGTCAGCGCGCTGGTGGCCTATCTCGTGCACGAGTCGTGCGAGGCCAGCGGCGAGGTGTTCACGGTCGGGGGCGGCAAGGTGGCGCGGGTGTTCGTGGCCGAGGGGCCGGGATGGAAGACCGACGACCTGACGCCCGAGGCGATCGCGGGCAACTGGGAGTCGGTGATGGCCGAGCAGCCGTACGTGCTGACGGCGGCCGACTCCATGAAGGCCATGCTCTGATCGGCGAAAGGTGAGGCGCCGGTCCCCCGGATGAAGGGGGGCCGGCGCCTTCGCGTTTTAGGACAAATAGGGCAATAAGCGGGCTTTGTTCGATCTTCGGCGGAAGTTGGGGGAGTTTGGTCGATCCACACTCTTGATTTGCCCCATCGGTGATCTTATTGTCGCGGCATGACCCCCCAGCCGGGCTCCGCCGGCGACGTGCTGACGCTGATCAGCGCGGGCTCCGCGACGACCCGTTCCGATTTGGCGAGGCTCACCGGCCTGGCCAGGTCCACGATCTCCCAGCGCGTGGACGCGCTGATCGAGCGCGGCCTGGTCGAGGAGACCGAGAGCGGCGAGTCCACCGGCGGCCGCCCTCCGCGCCAGCTCCGCCTGCACACCGAGGACCACGCCTTCGCCGGCGTGGACCTGGGCGCCACCCACTGCCGGGTCGCGCTCATGGACATCTCGGGCGACGTGCTGGCCGAGTGCGAGGACGCGCTGCTGATCGGCGAGGGCCCCGAGAAGGTGCTCGCCCACGTGGACCAGCGGCTCGACCACCTGCTCGGCCGGGCGGGCCGGCCCAGGAGCGCGCTGCGGGCGGTCGGGATCGGCGTGCCGGGGCCGGTGGAGTTCGCCACCGGCCGGCCGAACAACCCGCCGATCATGCCGGGCTGGAACGACTACCCCGTCCCCGACTACTTCGAGGGCGTCGAGGTCCTGGTGGACAACGACGTCAACGTGATGGCGCTGGGCGAGCACCGCGAGGCGTTCGCCGACACCAAGCATCTGCTGTTCGTCAAGGTCGGCACCGGCATCGGCTGCGGCATCATGGCCGAGGGCAAGCTGCACAGGGGCGCGCAGGGCTCGGCGGGCGACATCGGCCACATCAGGGTCAGCGGCCACGAGGACGCCGGCTGCCGGTGCGGCAACAGCGCCTGCCTGGAGGCCGTGGCCGGCGGCGCCGCCATCGCGCGGCGGCTGACCGAGCTGGGCCTGGCGGCCGAGACGGGCGCCGACGTGGTGGCCCTCGTCCAGTCGGGCAACACCCAGGCGCTGCGCCTGGTCAGGGAGGCCGGCCGGCTCATCGGCGAGGTGCTGGCCAGCCTGGTCAACTTCTTCAACCCCGAAGTCATCGTGATCGGCGGCGCGCTGTCGCGGGTGCACGAGCACCTGCTGGCCGGGATCAGGGAGACGGTCTACCGCCGCTCTCTCCCGCTGGCCACGCACCACCTGTCGATCACGCCCAGCCGTACGGGGATCAACGCCGCCGCACTCGGCGCCGGGATCCTCGCGATCGAGCACTACCTGTCACCGGACAACATCAACCGCATCGTCAACGCCTGAAAGGGACCACCCGATGCTGGTCATGAAGGGCATCGTCAAACAGTTCCCCGGCGTGCGAGCGCTGGACGGGGTCGATCTGGACGTGCGGGCGGGCGAGGTGCACTGCCTGCTCGGCCAGAACGGCGCCGGCAAATCCACTCTGATCAAGGTGCTGGCCGGAGTTCACCAGCCGGACGAGGGCACGATCTCGTTCAACGGGACCGAGGTGCGCCCCGGCAGCCCCATCGACGCCATCAAGCTCGGCTTCGCCACCATCTACCAGGAACTCGACCTGGTCGACGGCCTCAGCGTGGCCGAGAACATCTTCCTCGGCCACGAGCACGCCCGCCTCGGCTTCGTGAACAGGGCCGCGGGCCGGCGGGCCGCGCGCGAGGTGCTGGAACGCCTCGGGCACCCGGAGATCCGGCCCGCGGCGGAGGTCGGGCGGCTGTCCCCGGCGGCCAAGCAGGTCGTCTCGATGGCCCGCGCGCTCTCCCACGAGGCCCGCCTGATCATCATGGACGAGCCGTCCGCCGCGCTCGCCCACGACGAGGTGGCCAACCTCTTCCGCATCATCCGCGAGCTCACCGCCCAGGGTGTGGCCGTGGTCTACATCTCCCACCGCCTGGAGGAGATCCGCGAGATCGGCGACCGCGTCACGGTGCTGAAGGACGGCCGCACGGTCGCGGTCGGCCTGCCCGCCCGCGACACGCCGACCACGCAAATCGTTTCGCTCATGACGGGCAGGAACGTCGAGTACGTCTTCCCGCCCAGGGGCGGGCGCAAGCTCGGCGAGGAGGTGCTGCGGGTCGAGGGCCTGTCCTCGCCGGGCGTCTTCAAGGACGTCTCGTTCGCCGTACGCGCGGGCGAGATCGTCGGCCTGGCCGGTCTCGTCGGCTCGGGCCGCTCGGAGATCCTGGAGGCCGTGTACGGCGCCCGCCCCGCCACGGGCCGCGTGCTGCTCGACGGACGCCCGGTGCGCCGCGGCGTGGTCGGCACGGTCAGGAGCGGCATGGGCCTGGCCCCCGAGGAACGCAAGGCCCAGGCCCTGCTGCTGGACCAGAGCGTCACGGCCAACATCACGCTGGGCACCCTGCCGGGGTTCGCCAGGTTCGGCTGGATCGACCGCAAGCGGGAGCGGAGCGAGGCCAAGCGGCTGTCGGAGCTGCTGAGCATCCGCCCGCCCGACCCGGAACGCCCGATCAGGACCCTCTCGGGCGGCAACCAGCAGAAGGCGGTGCTCGCCCGCTGGCTGCTCGGCGGGCGCAAGCTGCTCCTGCTCGACGAGCCCACCCGAGGCGTGGACGTGGGGGCCAGGGCCGAGCTGTACGCGGTCATCCACGACCTGGCCGAGCAGGGCATCGGCGTGCTGCTGGTCTCCAGCGAGGTGCCCGAGGTGCTGGGCCTGGCCGATCGGGTGCTGGTGCTGCGTGAAGGGTCCGTCATCCACGAGGGAGAGGCCGAGGAGCTGGACGAGCACCGCGTACTGGACATGATCATGAATGGGAGGGCGGCGTGATGGGCGAGCCCACGACCAAGGCCGCACCGGCTCTGCCGTCGATCCGCGGGGTCAGCGAGATGCGCCACCTCGGCCTGCTCGGCGCGCTGGCGCTGCTGGTCGTCGTCGGCCTGATCACCCGCCCCGAGAACTTCCTGACCACCTCGAACCTGGTCAGCATCCTGTCGCTGGCCGCCACGATCGGCGTCATCACGGTCGGCGCCACGTTCGTCATCATCGGCGGGGGCATCGACCTGTCGGTGGGCGCGGTCATGGCGCTGGCCAGCGTCTGGGCCACGACCGTGGCCACACAGTCGTACGGGCCGGTCGTCATGGCGATCTGCGCGATCCTCGTCGGCACCGGAGCGGGGCTGGTCAACGGCATACTGATCGCCTACGGGCGGCTGGTGCCGTTCATCGCCACGCTGGCCATGCTGGTGGCCGCCCGAGGGCTCGCGCAGCGCATGTCCGACCGCAAGACGCAGCTCATCGGGGCGGACAACACGGCCATCGTGGAACTTTCCACCACGCGCCTGCTGGGCATCCCGCTGCTGGTCTACATCTTCGCGCTGGTCGTGGTGCTGGGCTGGATCGTGCTCAACCGCACGACGTTCGGGCGGCGCACGTACGCGGTCGGCGGCAACCCCGAGGCGGCCCGCCTGGCCGGCATCGACGTACGCAAGCACACCATGCTGCTGTACGCGCTGTCGGGCCTGTGCTGCGGCATCGCGGCCATCCTGATCATGGCCCGCACCACCACCGGCTCGTCCACCCACGGCGACCTGTACGAGCTCGACGCCATCGCCGCCGTGATCATCGGCGGCACGCTGCTCACCGGCGGCCGCGGCACGATCGTGGGCTCGATCCTGGGCCTGCTGATCTTCACCCTCATCACCAACCTGTTC
This window encodes:
- a CDS encoding B3/B4 domain-containing protein, producing MLDDIWVDDSVLALRPDFAVLIVTAHGLRNGPTDDRSRAWLAAASAVEVQTDKIDAWKDAYRAFGAKPQRTRPSVDALTRRMPLPEINQVVDAYNTISVKHALPIGGEDLDKYAGPARLVRATGDEASEEALGQPEPGEVIWRDDIGVTCRRWNWRQVVRTRLTEETTNAIFLLERLEPMSLEELKQAGEELSDLLSELSPGVRIASRLLSDGK
- a CDS encoding winged helix-turn-helix domain-containing protein; translated protein: MEESYKISDPQVLRAVTHPLRARLLGLLRADGPATASELGRKMGESSGSTSYHLRELFKYGFIEEDPEQRDGRERRWRARHRYTSWNSREMSDTAEGREVVKVMRLWQADALGQIVQEFDESEWSPEWVEIAGMSDHITELPPAALAEFMARTEEILRELEARHAGAPDAEQVRIWVGGFPRMRREEP
- a CDS encoding MFS transporter; the encoded protein is MTARSALRRYMLVSFLTWLPPGIMMATMVLLMTERGLGLARIGLVVTVYSVVTVSLELPTGGLADVVGRRVVLAASAAFTVAGLALMSVSTTFWMFLLSGVFKGVARALSSGPATSWYVDTLHGIEGPAADLRPGLARGGAMESVALCFGVLAGGALPLLVPLLVPPSLLLPLAAPPLVGAVAALVLLVVVLFALPEPAHERRSLRGVLREVPATVAGGVRLALGGSVLRRLMLAAAASGMVLMSIELLTPGRLAELAGTAEEGSLAYAVVAALGFAGSAMGSALAPRAARLAGGSAGGAIAGTALTALSVGALAATAGVDGLPGMLSAGLAYVTLFVGGAVTAVLCLELTHKAVTAAERTTVTSTSSLSLQSGGIVANLTLGSLAAQAGLAAAWSVGAVVMLASALLFVRMPAPTGSSPAQALPARSGSG
- a CDS encoding glutathione S-transferase C-terminal domain-containing protein; protein product: MKLSREISDDGRFVRQPNRFTDRLGPPEPGRYRLYASYACPWAQRVLIVRKLLGLDDLLDVTIVDPIRDEKGWRVPGGDPEYLSELYHATDPGYVGRYTVPCIWDARDERIVTNDFPQITLDLETSWGTSPNLYPERLRPDIDIMNDRLYHGLNNAVYEAGFSRDQQVYEEAVARVFTTLDFLEVRLAESEFLFDTLTDSDVRLYTTLARFDSVYYAHFKCSVRRLTDYPALWAYARRLHAIPAFHETTVFDQIKRHYYVTQTNINPSRIVPVGPELDWSL
- a CDS encoding MBL fold metallo-hydrolase, encoding MAKFVVTPANPAQREAWVGGTLPGVERVRPGLWSIPVPIPINPLRYVLVYALELPDGVAIIDAGWNTDEAYDALVAGLGVAGYAITDVKGVLVTHIHPDHYGLAGRIRESSGAWIALHPADARLVRERYDDEAIDSLVQRERALLRRCGVPDLTLDELAGASMMIRHMVSMARPDRLVEDGDDLDLPGWDLRAIWTPGHSPGHLCFVSPERRVLFSGDHVLAKITPIVAVHPQSGPNPLADYLDSLDAVRKLEVDEVLPAHEYRFLELAERVDTVMAHHDARLAEIEQVVGAAGAAACWDVATRLTWSRPWETIPPFMRRSANNETLAHLAWLEAKGRLVREPGEPDLWRLP
- a CDS encoding SDR family NAD(P)-dependent oxidoreductase, whose amino-acid sequence is MLRFDDRVAIITGAGHGLGRSHALLLAERGAKVVVNDLGGALDGTGASAGPAAEVADLITKNGGQAVASADNVATPEGAKALVQAAVDAFGRVDIVVNNAGILRDKSFGKMTVEEFDAVLAVHVRGSYLVSQAAYPLMKAAGYGRVVNTSSPAGLFGNFGQANYSTAKMGLVGLTKTLGIEGARNGIKANAIAPVAWTRMTEALLPAEFEAKFTPERVSALVAYLVHESCEASGEVFTVGGGKVARVFVAEGPGWKTDDLTPEAIAGNWESVMAEQPYVLTAADSMKAML
- a CDS encoding ROK family transcriptional regulator; the encoded protein is MTPQPGSAGDVLTLISAGSATTRSDLARLTGLARSTISQRVDALIERGLVEETESGESTGGRPPRQLRLHTEDHAFAGVDLGATHCRVALMDISGDVLAECEDALLIGEGPEKVLAHVDQRLDHLLGRAGRPRSALRAVGIGVPGPVEFATGRPNNPPIMPGWNDYPVPDYFEGVEVLVDNDVNVMALGEHREAFADTKHLLFVKVGTGIGCGIMAEGKLHRGAQGSAGDIGHIRVSGHEDAGCRCGNSACLEAVAGGAAIARRLTELGLAAETGADVVALVQSGNTQALRLVREAGRLIGEVLASLVNFFNPEVIVIGGALSRVHEHLLAGIRETVYRRSLPLATHHLSITPSRTGINAAALGAGILAIEHYLSPDNINRIVNA
- a CDS encoding sugar ABC transporter ATP-binding protein encodes the protein MLVMKGIVKQFPGVRALDGVDLDVRAGEVHCLLGQNGAGKSTLIKVLAGVHQPDEGTISFNGTEVRPGSPIDAIKLGFATIYQELDLVDGLSVAENIFLGHEHARLGFVNRAAGRRAAREVLERLGHPEIRPAAEVGRLSPAAKQVVSMARALSHEARLIIMDEPSAALAHDEVANLFRIIRELTAQGVAVVYISHRLEEIREIGDRVTVLKDGRTVAVGLPARDTPTTQIVSLMTGRNVEYVFPPRGGRKLGEEVLRVEGLSSPGVFKDVSFAVRAGEIVGLAGLVGSGRSEILEAVYGARPATGRVLLDGRPVRRGVVGTVRSGMGLAPEERKAQALLLDQSVTANITLGTLPGFARFGWIDRKRERSEAKRLSELLSIRPPDPERPIRTLSGGNQQKAVLARWLLGGRKLLLLDEPTRGVDVGARAELYAVIHDLAEQGIGVLLVSSEVPEVLGLADRVLVLREGSVIHEGEAEELDEHRVLDMIMNGRAA
- a CDS encoding ABC transporter permease, with product MGEPTTKAAPALPSIRGVSEMRHLGLLGALALLVVVGLITRPENFLTTSNLVSILSLAATIGVITVGATFVIIGGGIDLSVGAVMALASVWATTVATQSYGPVVMAICAILVGTGAGLVNGILIAYGRLVPFIATLAMLVAARGLAQRMSDRKTQLIGADNTAIVELSTTRLLGIPLLVYIFALVVVLGWIVLNRTTFGRRTYAVGGNPEAARLAGIDVRKHTMLLYALSGLCCGIAAILIMARTTTGSSTHGDLYELDAIAAVIIGGTLLTGGRGTIVGSILGLLIFTLITNLFILNGLNTSDQLIAKGLIIVVAVLLQRRNLKERAP